Proteins from a single region of Planctomycetota bacterium:
- a CDS encoding glycosyltransferase family 4 protein, giving the protein MRVVYSIGSRLAGGGIGTTAYHAARGIWRAGHLTRLFCLGYEPNDIPADLIRPLWFPSRRYLRLPVHMYWRLKDASFDRRAARRLPEGFDVFHGWNSHCLASLARAKERGALTFVERGSAHAAAQARLLEGEHARFGLRPPRAMRRLVERCVAEYEAADFVHVPSSFCRQSFIDEGFPAQRLVQSPYGVDPSRFAPGPEPDRFTVLFVGEIGLRKGVLDLLEAWARLRLTDSRLVLLGGIEPAIAPRVEEFRRRTAFETPGFGHDMPAAYAGASVLALPAIEDGFPLVVLEAMASGRPVIVSENTGSKDAVENGVHGFVVPIRSPDAIAESLQWLHDRPAERAAMGAAARQRAEQFPWQRHGADLVALYESARR; this is encoded by the coding sequence ATGCGCGTCGTCTACTCCATCGGCTCGCGCCTCGCCGGCGGCGGCATCGGGACCACCGCGTATCACGCCGCCCGAGGCATCTGGCGGGCCGGGCACCTCACCCGCCTCTTCTGCCTCGGCTATGAGCCCAACGACATCCCCGCCGACCTCATCCGGCCGCTCTGGTTCCCCTCGCGCCGCTACCTGCGCCTGCCTGTGCACATGTATTGGCGGCTGAAGGATGCCTCGTTCGACCGCCGAGCGGCCAGGCGGCTGCCGGAGGGCTTCGACGTCTTCCACGGCTGGAACTCCCACTGCCTGGCGAGCCTGGCGCGCGCGAAGGAGCGCGGGGCGTTGACCTTCGTCGAGCGCGGCTCGGCCCACGCCGCCGCGCAGGCGCGCCTCCTGGAGGGCGAGCACGCCCGCTTCGGCCTCCGCCCGCCCCGGGCGATGCGGCGGCTGGTCGAGCGGTGCGTGGCCGAGTACGAAGCGGCGGATTTCGTTCACGTGCCCAGCTCGTTCTGCCGCCAGAGCTTCATTGACGAGGGCTTCCCCGCGCAGAGGCTGGTGCAGAGCCCGTATGGCGTGGACCCGTCGCGGTTCGCGCCCGGCCCCGAGCCCGACAGGTTCACCGTGCTCTTCGTCGGCGAGATCGGGCTTCGCAAGGGCGTCCTCGACCTGCTCGAGGCCTGGGCCCGGCTGCGCCTGACCGACAGCCGCCTGGTGCTGCTGGGGGGAATCGAGCCGGCGATTGCGCCGCGCGTCGAGGAGTTCCGCCGCCGCACCGCGTTCGAGACGCCGGGCTTCGGCCACGACATGCCCGCGGCCTACGCGGGCGCCTCGGTGCTCGCGCTGCCGGCCATCGAGGACGGTTTCCCCCTCGTCGTCCTCGAGGCGATGGCGAGCGGCCGCCCCGTCATCGTCTCGGAGAACACGGGCTCCAAGGATGCCGTCGAGAACGGCGTGCACGGCTTCGTGGTGCCGATTCGCTCGCCCGACGCGATTGCCGAGAGCCTCCAGTGGCTGCACGACCGCCCGGCCGAGCGCGCGGCGATGGGCGCCGCGGCCCGCCAGCGGGCCGAGCAGTTCCCCTGGCAGCGCCACGGCGCCGATCTGGTGGCCCTCTACGAGAGCGCGCGGCGATGA